Proteins encoded by one window of Haematobia irritans isolate KBUSLIRL chromosome 2, ASM5000362v1, whole genome shotgun sequence:
- the LOC142224797 gene encoding uncharacterized protein LOC142224797 — MPGPLPQDMEFDVAEVEASTSHHHSPAVNNDKDVSKTKTIINPNDRKRQRLESALSPINISIPDLTERLANHNPADQNRFGILGVLSDIDIGRCEPEKKTKTSTKCVKCNLDHEPGECLRTKEDQTEPFCNNCGETGHPANWRGCPTYKKHIKLITFNVRSLNDTSRQLDLTSLLSHNKIDIGFIQECHLRRNRKIRINGYNIITDNSPVGTAVVTKNCINFRRVYLNNIGMNTCLAQIDFITSGIRKRYLFGSVYIPCNHPTQTLESDLDKLLQFCKTFDAFVLGGDLNSKDTSWGDSNENSNGRTLHSWLGSNLLDIIRICDRAPSYPNGSSFLDHFLVSTQLIDTSVAIEQANKFKNKLGKINPGPSAFKQIYQVIGKNKHPFCNKITHNNCTITNATDIADHFKNFYTEVFRETIPQHPVPDLVSRVTSCIEPIPRHIYSFNESFTALSNTDSQNFTTTEKIKIIIQFINNKKSSGMDGISNFILKKFPESTAKLMAAIFNNCINNCYFPNDWKKAKILPIKKKSDSTNLSDFRPISLLSNVGKIFENVIKEKLENNFIVEPIPDFQFGFKKSHGTQHALIKFHNDIIANLRNKTCTVAISLDIEKAFDSACHKGILYKLVELGTPPHLVKLIDSFLTNRQFSWRASVLAPYLFNIFLNDFPHTTADSQAILYADDCLIYAHSLSPIDALQKAESHLCLINEFYQTWGIKINAAKSQAICIRNASGKCHRSVVPQSKILQLFLEDTEIPFMETIKYLGVNFNYLLKFNDHGRNSLQKAKRVLGSFSYIMNSRYLPQKTKLLLYKVAIRPLLTYGFPIWFSISPIVIKELEIFERKILRKCINKHYASRNKKFSNKHIYDVSEVKPFSEHAFNLHMTFVLKLATHENDLVKEIYDLEKHTYWSGSTYLSSIAIINENTSDNPDHSNTRRFYHKIPRTHRG, encoded by the exons ATGCCTGGTCCTTTACCCCAAGATATGGAATTTGATGTCGCAGAGGTTGAAGCTTCAACTTCTCATCATCACTCACCGGCTGTGAACAATGACAAAGatgtttccaaaacaaaaacaataattaatCCTAATGACCGCAAGCGTCAGCGACTTGAAAGTGCACTATCaccgataaacatttcaattcctGACCTTACTGAGAGATTGGCGAATCATAACCCCGCAGACCAGAACAGATTCGGCATACTAGGTGTACTGTCAGATATTGACATTGGCCGCTGtgagccagaaaaaaaaacaaaaacctcaaCAAA GTGTGTCAAATGCAATCTCGATCATGAACCAGGTGAGTGTCTCCGTACCAAAGAGGATCAGACGGAACCTTTCTGTAATAACTGCGGTGAAACTGGTCACCCAGCCAATTGGAGAGGTTGTCCTACTTACAAAAA ACACATTAAATTAATAACATTCAACGTAAGGTCTCTTAATGATACTAGCAGACAGTTAGATCTGACAAGCTTGTTGTCCCATAACAAGATAGACATCGGATTCATCCAGGAGTGTCACCTGCgaagaaatagaaaaattagaATCAATGGATATAATATAATAACCGATAACTCACCTGTTGGTACAGCTGTTGTTACCAAAAATTGCATTAACTTCAGAAGAGTATATCTCAACAACATTGGAATGAATACTTGCCTTGCTCAAATTGACTTCATAACATCTGGAATACGCAAGCGATATCTCTTTGGCTCCGTTTATATCCCATGCAACCATCCCACACAAACATTAGAATCTGATCTTGATAAACtcttacaattttgcaaaaccttTGATGCTTTTGTTCTTGGGGGTGACTTAAACTCAAAAGATACATCCTGGGGTGACTCTAATGAGAACTCAAACGGCAGGACTCTTCATTCTTGGCTTGGTAGCAATCTGCTCGATATTATACGTATTTGTGATAGAGCTCCATCTTATCCAAATGGCAGTTCATTTCTTGATCATTTCCTTGTCAGCACTCAGCTAATAGACACC tCAGTAGCTATTGAACAAgctaataaattcaaaaataaattgggAAAAATAAATCCTGGTCCTTCCGCCTTCAAACAAATTTACCAAGTAATTGGGAAAAACAAACACCCCTTCTGCAATAAAATAACGCACAATAATTGTACCATTACCAATGCCACTGATATAGCTGatcacttcaaaaatttttataccgaaGTTTTCAGGGAAACAATTCCGCAACACCCGGTTCCTGATCTTGTCTCAAGAGTGACTTCTTGCATCGAGCCCATTCCACGTCATATTTACTCGTTCAATGAAAGCTTTACAGCACTTTCCAATACggattcccaaaattttactactactgaaaaaattaaaatcattatCCAAttcataaacaacaaaaaatcatccGGCATGGAtggaatttccaatttcattcttaaaaaatttcccgAATCGACAGCAAAACTGATGGCGGCTATTTTCAACAACTGCATAAATAATTGCTATTTTCCTAATGactggaaaaaagctaaaattctaccgataaagaaaaaatcagatAGTACCAACCTTTCTGATTTCCGTCCAATATCCTTACTGTCTAATgtgggaaaaatttttgaaaatgtcataAAAGAAAAACTGGAAAATAACTTCATTGTGGAACCCATTCCTGATTTCCAATTTGGTTTCAAAAAGTCCCATGGAACGCAACACGCACTCATCAAGTTTCATAACGACATTATCGCGAACTTGCGAAACAAAACTTGCACTGTAGCAATATCCTTGGATATTGAAAAGGCTTTCGACTCAGCATGCCATAAAGGCATCCTGTATAAACTGGTAGAACTGGGGACACCACCTCACCTGGTTAAATTAATTGACAGCTTTCTAACAAATCGCCAATTTTCA TGGAGAGCCAGTGTCCTAGCTCCCTATCTATTCAACATTTTCCTCAATGACTTCCCTCATACCACAGCTGACTCTCAGGCTATTCTTTACGCCGACGATTGCCTGATATACGCGCACAGTCTGTCACCGATTGACGCCTTACAAAAAGCTGAGTCACACCTTTGCCTCATaaatgaattctaccaaacatgggGCATCAAAATAAACGCAGCCAAATCACAAGCTATCTGTATCAGGAATGCCTCAGGAAAATGTCATAGATCAGTCGTCCCGCAAAGTAAAATACTGCAATTGTTTCTCGAGGACACAGAAATCCCTTTTATGGAGACTATCAAATATCTTGGGGTCAATTTCAATTATCTTCTTAAATTCAATGACCACGGCCGGAATTCATTACAAAAGGCAAAACGAGTTTTAGGATCATTTTCATACATCATGAATAGCAGATACTTACCACAAAAAACTAAATTACTGCTGTACAAAGTGGCTATCAGACCGCTGCTTACTTATGGATTTCCAATTTGGTTCTCCATCTCGCCGATAGTGATCAAAGAATTGGAAATCTTTGAACGTAAAATACTGCGGAAATGCATAAATAAGCACTATGCTTCTAGGAACAAAAAGTTCTCCAACAAACACATCTACGACGTTTCGGAAGTTAAGCCTTTCAGCGAACATGCGTTTAACCTTCATATGACGTTCGTGCTGAAACTTGCCACTCATGAAAATGACCTTGTAAAGGAAATCTACGACTTGGAAAAACATACATACTGGTCTGGTTCGACCTACTTGTCATCAATCGCCATAATTAATGAGAACACATCTGATAATCCAGACCATTCCAATACGCGGCGGTTTTATCACAAAATCCCTAGAACGCACAGAGGATAA